From one uncultured Paludibacter sp. genomic stretch:
- a CDS encoding conserved exported hypothetical protein (Evidence 4 : Unknown function but conserved in other organisms), translating to MKKLFVIFAVAAMFVACQKPAQKTEEMTDSVATQVVDTAAQVADSVATQVVDSAAAAVK from the coding sequence ATGAAAAAATTATTTGTAATCTTCGCTGTAGCTGCAATGTTTGTTGCTTGCCAGAAACCTGCTCAAAAAACAGAAGAAATGACTGATTCAGTTGCTACTCAAGTAGTAGATACAGCTGCTCAAGTTGCAGATTCAGTTGCTACTCAAGTAGTAGACTCAGCAGCAGCTGCTGTAAAATAA
- a CDS encoding conserved exported hypothetical protein (Evidence 4 : Unknown function but conserved in other organisms) — protein MKKLFLFAVIAVAVVSCGPKKTEQATVNQDSIVTVDTVKTDSVKVDSAVVKTDTAVVKK, from the coding sequence ATGAAGAAACTATTTTTATTTGCAGTTATTGCTGTTGCTGTTGTTTCTTGTGGACCGAAAAAAACAGAACAAGCAACTGTTAATCAAGATTCTATTGTAACTGTTGATACGGTAAAAACAGATTCAGTTAAGGTTGATAGTGCTGTTGTAAAAACAGATACTGCTGTTGTTAAAAAGTAA
- a CDS encoding AMP-dependent synthetase and ligase, with translation MIKKNFIRLFEDSFRKNWYLPAYTNYGEDVTLTYQEVAVQVARLHLLFKQCDVKQNDKIALIGKNNANWAITYIATVAYGAVVVPILQDFTPHDVHHITNHSESKLMFVSDFVWENLEEEHLHTIRAVFSLNDFSPIVLLNQPTPTLMEEKEDYESVVQPLDKEKLSQQHIDKLFVGKYPYGFHKDDVRYADKPNSEIVSINYTSGTTGFSKGVMTSGNALAGNITFGFRTKLIAPGYNIVAFLPLAHAYGCAFDFLASTCMGCHIYFIGRTPSPKILLKAFEEVRPNVIFCVPLIIEKIYKKQIQPLLEKPFVSWVLSIPFLDQPILGQIRKHLVDAFGGNFSQIVVGGAPLNAEVEEFFHKIKFPFTVGYGMTECAPLISYSHKNDFLPKSAGKILDIMEAKIENPEPNTGIGEILVRGENVMSGYYKNQEATDAMIDKDGWLHTGDLGTIDKNGNIFIRGRNKTMILSANGQNIYPEELESKLNNMPFVGESLVVEDKGKLVALVFPDYDAADAQKLDKTALEKVMAENLKALNTMSASYEQVSKVQIYPTEFEKTPKKSIKRYLYSANFQTPEDLNNS, from the coding sequence ATGATCAAGAAAAACTTTATTCGGCTGTTTGAAGATAGTTTTCGTAAAAACTGGTATCTTCCCGCATATACTAATTATGGTGAAGATGTAACGCTTACTTATCAGGAAGTAGCGGTTCAGGTGGCGCGATTGCATCTTTTGTTTAAGCAATGTGATGTTAAACAAAACGATAAAATTGCACTTATTGGAAAAAACAATGCAAACTGGGCTATAACTTACATTGCTACAGTAGCTTATGGAGCAGTCGTTGTGCCTATTTTGCAAGACTTTACTCCGCATGATGTGCATCATATTACCAATCATTCCGAATCAAAATTAATGTTTGTCAGCGATTTTGTTTGGGAAAATTTAGAAGAAGAACATCTTCATACCATTCGTGCTGTATTCTCTTTAAATGATTTCTCGCCTATTGTGCTTTTAAATCAGCCTACGCCTACATTAATGGAGGAAAAAGAAGATTACGAGAGCGTTGTTCAGCCACTTGATAAGGAAAAACTCTCTCAACAGCACATAGATAAACTTTTTGTCGGAAAATATCCGTACGGTTTCCATAAAGACGATGTGAGATATGCTGATAAACCCAATTCCGAGATTGTTTCAATTAATTACACCTCAGGGACGACGGGATTTAGTAAAGGTGTAATGACAAGTGGAAATGCTTTAGCCGGAAATATAACCTTTGGTTTCCGCACTAAATTAATTGCACCCGGGTATAATATTGTCGCTTTTCTTCCATTGGCACATGCTTATGGATGTGCGTTCGATTTTCTTGCTTCTACTTGTATGGGTTGTCACATTTATTTTATAGGGCGCACGCCATCGCCTAAAATATTGTTAAAAGCATTTGAGGAAGTTCGTCCGAATGTAATATTTTGTGTTCCGTTGATAATTGAAAAAATTTATAAAAAGCAAATACAACCTTTGCTTGAAAAGCCCTTTGTAAGCTGGGTGTTAAGTATCCCTTTTTTAGATCAACCTATTTTAGGCCAAATCAGAAAGCATTTAGTAGATGCTTTCGGAGGAAACTTTTCACAAATAGTTGTTGGGGGCGCTCCACTTAATGCTGAAGTGGAGGAATTTTTCCATAAAATAAAATTTCCTTTTACTGTGGGTTATGGAATGACTGAATGTGCTCCACTCATTAGTTATTCACATAAGAATGATTTTCTTCCTAAATCTGCAGGAAAAATTCTTGACATTATGGAGGCAAAAATTGAGAATCCGGAACCAAATACAGGAATAGGAGAGATTCTTGTAAGAGGTGAAAATGTTATGTCGGGTTACTATAAAAATCAAGAAGCTACCGATGCTATGATAGATAAAGATGGATGGCTTCATACGGGTGATTTAGGAACAATTGACAAAAACGGGAATATCTTTATCCGAGGACGAAATAAAACAATGATATTGAGCGCCAACGGACAAAACATTTATCCGGAAGAATTAGAATCGAAATTGAATAATATGCCTTTTGTGGGTGAAAGTCTTGTGGTTGAAGATAAAGGCAAGCTTGTGGCATTGGTATTTCCTGATTATGATGCGGCAGACGCTCAAAAATTAGATAAAACTGCATTGGAAAAAGTTATGGCAGAAAATCTAAAAGCGCTTAATACTATGAGTGCTAGTTATGAACAAGTTTCAAAAGTTCAAATATATCCTACGGAGTTTGAAAAAACGCCAAAGAAAAGCATCAAGCGTTATCTATATTCCGCTAATTTTCAAACGCCTGAGGATTTGAATAATAGTTAA
- the pheT gene encoding Phenylalanine--tRNA ligase beta subunit, with translation MNISYNWLKNYINTTIEPVELGKILTSIGLEVGSVEEVQTVKGGLEGLVIGEVLTCINHENSNHLHVTTVNVGGTEPLQIVCGAPNVAAGQKVVVATIGTKLYSGDESFTIKRSKIRGVESFGMICAEDEIGLGTSHDGIMILPADAKVGTLAKDYFGVKNDTLIEVDITPNRVDAASHYGVARDLAAYFSLIDDNIELTKPSVENFTVQNTNLSIPVKVENKEACPRYAGITISGVKVTESPKWLKDVLSTIGLRPINNVVDVTNYVLHEMGQPLHAFDADKITSEEVRVKNLPEGTPFTTLDGVERKLHEDDLMICNGDEPMCIGGVFGGLTSGVTENTQNIFLESAYFNPVSIRKTARRHGLNTDASFRFERGIDPSNTVYVLKRAAVLIQEVAGGTISSDVVDEYPTEIKTFKVSVRKHKIDSLIGKSIGGETIKKILKGLEMEIVSEDNEKYELLVPAYRVDVQRDVDVIEDILRIYGYNNVEIGEKLISTLSYSKKPDSFRLQTLVSEQLTAQGFNEVLNNSLTKGSFYTNLNDYTDKQSVKIINALSSDLNVMRQTLLFGGMENIAYNINRKNSDLKLYEFGNCYHFIPENKKTDETLSVYTEEYHLALWITGNKNVNSWATSEQKASVYELKAYVQNILIRLGFGVQELLMEDYVSDIYSQAMSIKTKNGKLLGTFGIVSDICKKLTDIETEVYYADLLWDNILSELDIHVVKYKELPKYPEVRRDLALLIDKNITFAEIEKIAYETEKQLLKNVILFDVYEGKNLEAGKKSYAASFILQDENKTLTDNVIDGIMKKIQQNLENKLGAKLR, from the coding sequence ATGAATATCTCTTATAATTGGCTGAAAAATTACATCAACACCACTATTGAGCCCGTGGAATTGGGTAAAATTTTAACTTCAATCGGCTTGGAAGTAGGAAGCGTGGAAGAAGTTCAAACCGTAAAAGGCGGCTTAGAAGGACTGGTAATTGGTGAAGTATTGACTTGCATTAATCACGAAAATTCAAATCATTTACACGTTACAACCGTGAATGTTGGCGGAACCGAACCGCTTCAGATTGTTTGCGGCGCACCAAACGTAGCGGCGGGACAAAAAGTAGTGGTGGCAACCATTGGCACAAAGCTTTATTCCGGCGATGAAAGTTTTACCATCAAACGTTCCAAAATTCGCGGGGTGGAATCATTTGGGATGATTTGCGCTGAAGATGAAATTGGATTGGGAACAAGCCACGATGGCATTATGATTTTGCCTGCCGATGCAAAAGTAGGAACTTTAGCCAAAGATTATTTTGGTGTAAAAAACGATACACTTATTGAAGTAGATATTACTCCCAACCGTGTAGATGCGGCTTCTCACTACGGAGTAGCTCGAGATTTGGCAGCATATTTTTCACTAATAGACGATAATATTGAATTAACAAAACCATCGGTAGAAAATTTTACTGTTCAAAATACAAATTTGTCCATTCCCGTAAAAGTGGAAAACAAAGAAGCATGCCCACGATATGCAGGAATAACAATTTCGGGAGTAAAAGTAACAGAATCTCCAAAATGGCTGAAAGATGTTCTTTCCACAATCGGTTTGCGACCTATAAATAATGTGGTAGATGTTACAAATTATGTTCTCCACGAAATGGGACAACCTTTACACGCTTTCGATGCGGATAAAATCACTTCGGAAGAAGTAAGAGTAAAAAATCTACCTGAGGGAACTCCTTTTACAACGCTTGATGGTGTTGAAAGAAAACTGCATGAAGATGATTTGATGATTTGTAACGGCGATGAACCGATGTGCATTGGAGGTGTTTTCGGAGGTTTAACTTCAGGAGTTACTGAAAATACACAAAATATTTTTCTTGAAAGCGCATATTTTAATCCTGTAAGTATACGTAAAACCGCTCGCCGACATGGTTTGAATACCGATGCTTCGTTCCGTTTTGAACGTGGAATCGATCCTTCAAATACGGTATATGTTCTAAAACGTGCTGCTGTGCTAATTCAGGAAGTGGCAGGAGGAACAATTTCTTCTGATGTTGTTGATGAATATCCCACAGAAATTAAAACGTTTAAAGTTTCCGTTCGAAAGCATAAAATTGATAGTTTAATAGGGAAAAGCATCGGTGGAGAAACTATCAAAAAAATTCTGAAAGGGTTAGAAATGGAAATTGTTTCGGAGGATAATGAAAAATATGAATTACTTGTTCCTGCCTATCGTGTGGATGTGCAACGCGATGTAGACGTGATTGAAGATATTTTGCGTATTTACGGATATAACAATGTGGAAATAGGAGAAAAACTGATTTCTACATTAAGTTACAGTAAAAAACCGGATAGCTTCAGATTACAAACGCTTGTCTCGGAACAACTTACAGCGCAAGGTTTTAACGAAGTGCTAAATAATTCGTTGACAAAGGGAAGTTTTTACACTAATTTAAACGACTATACCGATAAACAAAGCGTTAAAATCATCAATGCGTTGAGTTCCGATTTGAATGTGATGCGACAAACGTTGCTTTTTGGCGGGATGGAAAATATTGCATACAATATTAATAGAAAGAATTCAGATTTGAAATTATATGAATTCGGAAACTGTTATCATTTTATTCCGGAAAACAAAAAAACAGATGAAACGCTTTCTGTTTACACGGAGGAATATCATCTTGCATTATGGATTACAGGAAATAAAAATGTAAATTCGTGGGCGACATCAGAACAAAAAGCGTCCGTTTATGAATTAAAAGCATACGTGCAAAATATTTTGATACGTTTAGGATTTGGAGTACAAGAACTTTTAATGGAAGATTATGTGAGTGACATTTACTCTCAAGCGATGAGCATCAAAACTAAAAACGGAAAACTTCTTGGAACTTTTGGTATTGTCAGTGATATTTGCAAAAAATTAACCGACATAGAAACTGAAGTATATTATGCTGATTTACTTTGGGATAATATTCTTTCCGAGTTAGATATTCACGTGGTAAAATACAAGGAATTACCAAAATATCCGGAAGTACGAAGAGATTTGGCATTACTAATTGATAAAAACATTACATTTGCTGAAATTGAGAAAATTGCTTACGAAACCGAAAAACAATTGCTGAAAAACGTAATATTATTTGATGTGTACGAAGGAAAAAATCTGGAAGCAGGTAAAAAATCGTATGCAGCAAGTTTTATTCTGCAGGATGAAAACAAAACCCTGACTGACAATGTAATTGATGGCATAATGAAAAAAATTCAGCAAAATCTGGAAAATAAATTAGGAGCAAAATTAAGATAA
- a CDS encoding exported hypothetical protein (Evidence 5 : Unknown function): MKKILSIVILLFVLSSCGQKREAVSFEKIDVQINDQWGRNYSLQIDKEGNTTTSVDDPRSSKKDYSFLMNEQILDSISKVAKKIDIAKLDTGYNDSCSICIGYKITMMKDGQTVNTHVKNIQSNPNIADLDKLVSLLYNVVRTTDRNPEALKRKTD; this comes from the coding sequence ATGAAAAAAATTCTTTCTATCGTTATTTTACTATTTGTTTTGTCTTCTTGCGGACAAAAAAGAGAAGCCGTATCTTTTGAAAAAATTGATGTTCAAATTAACGATCAATGGGGTAGAAATTACAGCTTACAAATAGATAAAGAAGGAAATACAACCACTTCTGTTGACGATCCAAGAAGTTCAAAGAAAGATTATTCTTTTTTAATGAATGAACAAATTCTTGACAGCATTTCAAAAGTTGCAAAAAAAATAGATATTGCAAAACTTGATACGGGTTATAACGATAGTTGTAGTATTTGCATCGGTTACAAAATAACCATGATGAAAGACGGACAAACCGTCAACACGCACGTTAAAAATATTCAAAGCAACCCCAACATTGCGGATCTGGATAAATTGGTAAGTTTGCTTTATAATGTCGTTAGAACAACCGACAGGAATCCCGAAGCATTAAAAAGAAAAACAGATTAA
- the efp gene encoding Elongation factor P 2: MASTADIKNGLCIDMDGQYYYVVEFLHVKPGKGPAFVRTKLKNVVTGRVIDRTFPSGAKIDEVRIEHRPYQYLYQDDMGYNFMNNETYEQIPIAKDLITGVDFLKEGMEVEVVTHADSETVLFAELPISVNLLVTYTEPGLKGDTATNATKPATLETGAEIRVPLFINEGEMIKVDTRDGSYVERVKQ, encoded by the coding sequence ATGGCTTCAACAGCAGATATTAAAAATGGGTTGTGTATTGATATGGATGGTCAATATTATTATGTAGTAGAATTTTTACATGTGAAACCGGGAAAAGGTCCCGCTTTTGTACGTACAAAACTGAAAAATGTGGTAACAGGTAGAGTTATTGACCGCACATTTCCTTCAGGAGCAAAAATCGATGAAGTTCGCATTGAGCATCGTCCTTATCAATATCTATATCAGGATGATATGGGTTATAACTTTATGAATAACGAAACTTACGAGCAAATTCCAATAGCAAAAGATTTGATTACGGGTGTTGATTTTCTGAAAGAAGGAATGGAAGTGGAAGTTGTTACACATGCCGACTCTGAAACGGTGCTCTTTGCAGAATTGCCTATTTCTGTAAATTTATTGGTAACCTACACAGAGCCAGGACTTAAAGGCGATACAGCAACCAACGCAACCAAACCTGCAACATTGGAAACCGGTGCTGAAATACGTGTTCCTTTATTTATCAACGAAGGTGAAATGATCAAGGTTGACACACGCGATGGTTCTTATGTGGAACGAGTTAAACAATAA
- a CDS encoding Nuclease — protein MKNLYSLLIFLVISISVFAQEPSGYYNSAENKTSAALKTALSSIISANYVDKGYDYLYTIYETSDNLPNGKVWDMYSAKADGTANYYYTHNSNTCGSYNSEGDCYNREHTFCDSWLGAASPQRSDAHHILPTDGYVNNRRSSYPHGKVGSATWTSSNGSKLGSSDASTGYSGTVFEPIDAFKGDFARMYFYVATRYESKIAGWVNNGSANAILDGTSYPAYKSWFYNLMLQWNRLDPVSQKEIDRNNAIYKYQKNRNPFIDHPELAEYIWGNKTGIPWTLNNTSPYLSTPLTGSTVDFDKVAYQQTATKTIAILGANLTGDLTLALSGTNASNFNISTTTITKADVQAGYNLTITYNAITLGKNSAILTITGGGISTVTINLSATATDSFLALAATNITSSGFTANWTSSVNANDYLLNVYSYQGSGIVSTTLLEEDFASGLPSTWTSSGYTDNATSSNMRLASSSNPGSITTSSLDLSTATTLLVRAKQYSNDTGAKLYITSGTDSIAALVTSTANQDFTVTVPELTSSSTLTFYANKGSRVYLDYVKLTTQGSVVTPVSAFGFPKSVGSILNYTVNGLESDSTYYYTVTPQGNGASISDIIRVKTLMNTAVSNKPSLPITWYISGNTLYINDLSENSRLKIYDILGKSVKEISDSKSKEHTTLPHKGIYLIQISKDRTNSTLKVIY, from the coding sequence ATGAAAAATTTATACTCGCTTCTTATCTTCTTAGTTATTTCTATTTCTGTCTTCGCACAAGAACCTTCAGGTTATTATAATAGTGCAGAAAACAAAACTTCAGCGGCGTTAAAAACGGCTTTGTCTTCCATTATTTCAGCAAATTATGTTGATAAAGGATACGATTATCTTTACACTATTTACGAAACCAGCGATAATTTACCTAATGGTAAAGTGTGGGATATGTATTCTGCTAAAGCCGATGGCACCGCAAATTATTATTATACACATAATTCAAATACCTGTGGAAGTTACAACAGTGAAGGAGATTGCTATAATCGCGAACATACGTTTTGTGATTCATGGTTAGGAGCGGCATCACCACAACGTTCAGACGCTCATCATATTTTACCCACTGATGGTTATGTAAACAATCGTAGAAGTTCTTATCCGCACGGGAAAGTTGGCTCAGCAACCTGGACCTCAAGTAATGGTTCTAAATTAGGAAGTTCTGACGCGTCAACCGGTTATAGTGGAACTGTCTTTGAGCCAATTGACGCTTTCAAAGGAGATTTTGCGCGTATGTATTTTTATGTTGCTACCCGTTACGAATCAAAAATTGCCGGATGGGTAAATAATGGCTCTGCAAATGCAATACTTGACGGAACTTCATATCCTGCGTACAAATCTTGGTTTTATAATCTGATGCTCCAATGGAACAGATTAGACCCTGTAAGTCAAAAAGAAATTGACAGAAACAACGCCATTTATAAATATCAGAAAAACCGAAATCCATTTATTGATCATCCTGAATTAGCCGAATATATTTGGGGAAATAAAACAGGAATACCATGGACATTAAACAACACATCACCTTACTTGTCAACACCATTGACAGGTTCAACGGTAGATTTTGATAAAGTTGCATATCAACAAACAGCGACTAAGACTATTGCCATTTTAGGGGCAAATCTTACCGGCGATTTGACATTAGCTTTAAGTGGTACAAACGCATCCAATTTCAATATTTCAACTACAACCATAACAAAAGCAGATGTTCAAGCAGGTTATAATCTTACAATAACATATAACGCGATTACTTTAGGTAAAAACTCTGCCATTTTAACAATAACCGGCGGTGGAATTTCCACGGTTACCATTAATTTATCAGCAACTGCTACAGACTCTTTTTTAGCGCTTGCCGCCACCAACATCACATCCTCCGGTTTCACTGCAAACTGGACCAGTTCTGTAAATGCTAACGATTATTTATTAAACGTGTACTCATATCAGGGAAGTGGAATTGTCTCAACCACATTACTGGAAGAAGACTTTGCATCGGGTTTACCAAGCACCTGGACTAGCTCAGGATACACCGACAATGCAACGTCAAGCAATATGCGTTTAGCTTCATCTTCAAATCCGGGTAGTATAACAACGTCATCTTTGGATTTATCAACAGCAACAACCCTTCTCGTTAGAGCAAAACAATACAGCAATGATACAGGAGCCAAATTATATATCACTTCAGGAACAGATTCGATTGCTGCATTGGTTACTTCAACAGCAAATCAGGATTTCACAGTCACAGTACCTGAGTTGACATCGTCTTCCACTTTAACTTTTTATGCCAATAAAGGAAGCCGTGTTTATTTGGACTATGTAAAACTAACCACACAAGGTTCGGTAGTTACACCTGTTTCTGCATTTGGATTTCCAAAATCTGTAGGAAGCATATTGAATTACACCGTTAATGGATTAGAGAGTGATTCAACTTATTACTATACCGTTACACCTCAAGGAAACGGAGCTTCCATATCAGATATTATAAGAGTAAAAACATTGATGAATACAGCTGTATCAAATAAGCCTTCATTACCAATCACTTGGTATATTTCTGGAAACACACTTTATATAAATGATCTTTCCGAAAACTCAAGATTAAAAATATACGATATTTTAGGAAAATCAGTAAAAGAAATATCTGATTCGAAATCCAAAGAACACACAACACTTCCACATAAAGGAATTTATCTAATTCAGATAAGTAAAGACAGAACAAATTCGACATTAAAAGTTATTTATTAA
- the sucC gene encoding succinyl-CoA synthetase, beta subunit (Evidence 2a : Function from experimental evidences in other organisms; PubMedId : 10625475, 3002435, 6995430, 7017725, 8144675, 9298646, 9917402; Product type e : enzyme) codes for MKIHEYQAKEIFANYAIPVTRETLCYTVDEAVSASEKLGFPCVVKAQVLTGGRGKAGGVKLVKNTDEGQKAAEAILGMDIKGYKVEKILVAEGVKFHKEIYVGLTIDRNTKSVILMASKEGGVEIEEVAKENPDAILKFPIDADLGMTPFLARKIAFKLFDDFNLVKQATDLFQKLYKITFETDASLVEINPLVITDDNKLLALDGKMNFDDNALFRQPEIEKLNEPDADEQKELEAKEKGLSYIRLDGNIGFMVNGAGLAMATMDMIKLYGGEPANFLDIGGSSNPQKVIDAMNLLLSDKNVKVVMINIFGGITRCDDVAKGLLEALKQIDVKLPIVVRLSGTNAKEGLEILKGTSLTVVESMSDAAQKAISLAKSEIRS; via the coding sequence ATGAAGATACACGAATATCAAGCGAAAGAGATTTTTGCGAATTATGCTATTCCTGTAACTCGTGAAACTCTTTGCTACACCGTGGATGAAGCCGTTTCTGCTTCCGAAAAACTCGGATTTCCTTGTGTAGTAAAAGCACAAGTTCTCACGGGCGGACGTGGAAAGGCAGGAGGCGTAAAATTAGTTAAAAACACAGACGAAGGACAAAAAGCCGCTGAGGCAATTCTCGGGATGGACATCAAAGGTTACAAAGTAGAAAAAATACTTGTAGCAGAAGGGGTGAAATTTCACAAAGAGATTTACGTAGGTTTAACTATCGATAGAAACACTAAATCGGTAATTTTGATGGCAAGCAAAGAAGGCGGAGTAGAAATAGAAGAAGTTGCCAAAGAAAATCCCGATGCCATTCTGAAATTTCCCATTGATGCGGACTTAGGAATGACTCCTTTTTTAGCGCGCAAAATTGCATTTAAACTTTTCGATGATTTTAATCTTGTAAAACAAGCTACCGATTTATTTCAAAAATTATATAAAATCACCTTTGAAACCGATGCAAGTCTGGTAGAAATCAATCCGTTGGTAATTACCGATGACAACAAATTACTTGCATTGGATGGAAAAATGAATTTTGACGATAACGCTCTTTTCCGCCAGCCGGAAATTGAAAAACTAAACGAACCCGATGCCGATGAGCAAAAAGAGCTGGAAGCCAAAGAAAAGGGACTAAGTTATATTCGTTTGGACGGGAACATTGGTTTTATGGTAAATGGAGCCGGACTTGCTATGGCTACCATGGATATGATAAAACTTTACGGAGGCGAACCTGCCAATTTCCTTGATATCGGAGGAAGTTCAAACCCACAAAAGGTGATTGACGCTATGAATTTATTACTTTCCGATAAAAATGTGAAAGTAGTGATGATTAATATTTTCGGCGGAATTACGCGTTGCGATGACGTTGCAAAAGGACTTCTCGAAGCATTGAAACAAATTGATGTAAAACTTCCGATTGTTGTTCGGCTTTCAGGAACAAATGCAAAAGAAGGATTGGAAATTTTGAAAGGAACAAGCTTAACCGTTGTTGAATCAATGAGCGATGCTGCACAAAAAGCAATTTCATTAGCAAAATCAGAAATTAGAAGTTAG
- a CDS encoding conserved hypothetical protein (Evidence 4 : Unknown function but conserved in other organisms), translating to MSVELKDRTQIFSISIIDLAENLGYSATKKIVINQLVRSGTSVGANYRAACRARSDKEFVAKLNIVLEEVDETCFWLEIIKLKNWINVDKELKESNELTAIFVTILKNMNQKMQNSNSTSSKV from the coding sequence ATGAGTGTTGAATTAAAAGACAGAACACAAATATTTTCAATTTCAATCATTGATCTCGCAGAAAACTTAGGGTATTCCGCCACAAAAAAGATTGTAATAAATCAATTGGTTAGAAGCGGAACCTCTGTTGGAGCAAATTACAGAGCTGCATGCAGAGCCAGAAGCGATAAAGAGTTTGTTGCAAAATTAAACATTGTTTTAGAAGAGGTTGATGAAACTTGTTTTTGGCTGGAAATCATAAAATTAAAAAATTGGATAAATGTTGATAAAGAATTAAAAGAATCAAATGAACTAACTGCAATTTTTGTAACTATACTGAAAAACATGAATCAAAAAATGCAAAATTCTAATTCGACTTCTTCAAAAGTCTAA
- the sucD gene encoding succinyl-CoA synthetase alpha chain (Evidence 2a : Function from experimental evidences in other organisms; Product type e : enzyme), with the protein MSILISKNTKLVVQGITGRDGGFHAGKMKAYGTNVVAGVSPGKGGQTTENNVPIFNTVADAVKETGADVSIIFVPAPFAADAILEASEAGIKLVVAITEGVPTLDMVKVMPYLKKNGTKLIGPNCPGLITPEESLIGILPGNIFKKGNVGLMSRSGTLTYEMVNQLTTNGIGQSTCVGIGGDPVAGLYYQELLQMFQDDPETEAIVLIGEIGGDAEERAADFIKKHVTKPVVAFIAGQSAPPGKRMGHAGAIISSGSGSAAEKIAAFEAAGVPVARKPQDIPMLIKKAMQYS; encoded by the coding sequence ATGAGCATTTTAATAAGTAAAAATACAAAACTCGTTGTACAAGGAATTACAGGACGAGACGGCGGATTTCACGCCGGTAAAATGAAAGCGTATGGAACAAATGTAGTGGCTGGAGTTTCTCCCGGAAAAGGCGGACAAACAACAGAAAACAATGTTCCTATTTTTAACACGGTAGCAGATGCCGTAAAAGAAACCGGCGCCGATGTTTCTATAATATTTGTTCCGGCTCCGTTTGCAGCGGACGCTATTCTTGAAGCATCGGAAGCGGGAATAAAATTGGTAGTTGCCATTACGGAAGGTGTTCCCACATTGGATATGGTAAAAGTTATGCCGTATTTGAAGAAAAACGGGACAAAACTGATTGGCCCAAACTGCCCGGGACTGATTACGCCCGAAGAATCGTTGATAGGAATTCTTCCGGGAAATATTTTCAAAAAAGGAAACGTGGGTTTGATGAGCCGCAGCGGAACATTAACTTACGAAATGGTAAATCAACTTACCACCAACGGAATCGGGCAAAGCACATGTGTAGGAATTGGCGGAGATCCTGTTGCCGGATTATATTATCAGGAATTGTTACAAATGTTCCAGGACGACCCTGAGACAGAAGCGATTGTGCTGATTGGAGAAATTGGAGGCGATGCAGAAGAACGAGCCGCCGATTTCATTAAAAAACATGTAACTAAACCCGTAGTAGCATTTATTGCAGGACAAAGCGCTCCTCCCGGAAAACGAATGGGACATGCCGGAGCAATTATTTCGAGTGGAAGCGGAAGCGCTGCCGAAAAAATTGCCGCTTTTGAAGCTGCAGGAGTTCCTGTCGCACGCAAACCACAAGATATTCCGATGTTGATAAAGAAAGCGATGCAATATTCTTGA